A section of the Alkalihalobacillus sp. LMS39 genome encodes:
- a CDS encoding glycoside hydrolase family 2 protein: MLTIDLNGKWKMKQADSDEWLEAIVPGSVFSVLLKHGKMEDPFYRDNEKFVYELAKKDYEYIRKFDINESFLLQDKITLCCEGLDTLARVSINGNVVATTNNMHRTYELDVKKYLQVGVNEIHIYFTSPVQYIKEKQSESYLWGVPDAIDGFPHLRKAHYMFGWDWGPKVPDSGIWRSISLRGYETGKIEDVYMTQHHSPGQVTLQTKIKIIMFRPSTVTVNVQIIDPNGGVISNDTAPIEQVEQLETIINAPKLWWPNGYGEQPLYKVIIGLYENEKKIDAKSYTVGLRTIKVKQELDQWGRTFEFEVNGISIFSMGANYIPEDNLISRGSKGQTEKLIKNCVDANFNTIRVWGGGYYPNDDFYTLCDEYGLIVWQDFMFACAVYELTDAFTETIIAEVEDNVKRIRHHACLGIWCGNNEMEEAWVGWDFPKPPKLRMDYIKQFEMIFPDLMKKLDPQTFYWASSPSSGGGFVKPNSQNEGDVHYWDVWHGLKPFTEYRKFHFRFCSEFGFQSFPSLKTVKSFTEPVDRNIFSPVMENHQKNGAANGKILFYLSENFLYPKDFSSLLYASQILQAEAIKYGVEHWRRHRGRCMGSIYWQLNDCWPVASWSSIDYNGRWKALHYFAKKFYAPVLLSVLDEENTMSFYVTNDRTEEVVCTIEWSLRRNDSTIIQQGTVVATVPPLFAKPCESMTFHQLFSEEMKQKHYLDYKLIYEGKVQGHSTILFTKAKHFQFLNPKMKVDITETEQSFVITLKTEAFAKYIELDLHEADCIFSDNYFDLSAGETKEIVVLKEKMNQVMDLDLFKKQFKTRSIYDIATME; this comes from the coding sequence TTGCTGACCATCGATTTAAATGGAAAATGGAAGATGAAACAAGCGGATTCAGATGAATGGTTAGAAGCGATTGTACCCGGTTCGGTTTTTTCTGTGCTGTTGAAACATGGAAAAATGGAAGACCCCTTTTACCGTGATAACGAGAAGTTTGTGTATGAACTAGCCAAAAAAGATTATGAATACATTCGAAAATTTGATATTAATGAAAGTTTTTTACTGCAAGATAAAATTACGTTATGCTGTGAGGGATTAGACACATTAGCCAGAGTATCGATAAATGGAAATGTCGTTGCGACGACGAATAATATGCATCGTACATATGAGTTAGATGTTAAAAAGTATTTGCAAGTGGGAGTAAATGAAATTCATATTTACTTCACTTCTCCTGTGCAATACATAAAAGAAAAACAATCAGAAAGTTATTTATGGGGTGTACCTGACGCAATAGATGGTTTCCCTCATTTACGAAAAGCTCATTATATGTTCGGATGGGATTGGGGGCCAAAAGTTCCAGACAGCGGGATTTGGCGGTCAATTTCTTTACGAGGATATGAAACTGGAAAAATTGAAGATGTTTATATGACTCAACACCATTCTCCTGGTCAAGTAACATTGCAGACGAAAATAAAAATAATAATGTTTCGACCTTCGACTGTAACCGTAAATGTACAGATTATTGATCCGAACGGGGGTGTTATTAGCAACGATACAGCTCCGATAGAACAAGTAGAACAACTCGAAACGATAATAAACGCCCCAAAGCTATGGTGGCCAAATGGATACGGTGAACAGCCGTTGTATAAAGTTATAATCGGGCTTTACGAAAATGAGAAAAAAATCGATGCTAAATCGTACACGGTTGGGTTACGAACGATAAAAGTAAAACAAGAACTTGACCAATGGGGAAGAACATTTGAATTCGAAGTTAACGGAATTTCGATTTTTTCTATGGGTGCCAACTATATACCTGAAGATAATTTAATTTCTAGAGGATCAAAAGGGCAAACAGAAAAGCTGATAAAAAATTGTGTGGATGCAAACTTCAATACGATTCGTGTGTGGGGTGGAGGTTATTATCCAAACGATGATTTTTACACATTATGTGACGAATATGGACTTATCGTTTGGCAAGATTTTATGTTCGCTTGTGCTGTTTATGAATTAACAGATGCATTTACAGAAACGATAATTGCAGAAGTAGAAGATAATGTTAAAAGAATACGGCATCATGCTTGTCTAGGAATATGGTGTGGAAACAATGAAATGGAAGAAGCATGGGTAGGGTGGGATTTTCCGAAACCGCCGAAACTTAGGATGGATTATATAAAGCAGTTTGAAATGATTTTCCCTGATTTAATGAAGAAATTAGACCCGCAAACATTTTATTGGGCTTCTTCTCCATCATCAGGCGGAGGTTTTGTGAAGCCCAATAGTCAAAATGAAGGTGATGTCCATTATTGGGATGTGTGGCATGGATTAAAACCTTTTACCGAATATCGAAAATTTCATTTCCGGTTTTGCTCAGAATTTGGCTTTCAATCTTTCCCTTCTTTAAAGACGGTAAAGTCGTTTACAGAGCCAGTAGATCGTAATATCTTTTCTCCTGTTATGGAGAACCATCAAAAAAATGGAGCAGCAAATGGAAAGATATTGTTTTATTTGTCGGAAAACTTTTTGTATCCAAAAGACTTCTCTTCTTTATTATATGCTTCACAAATTTTACAAGCAGAGGCCATTAAATATGGGGTTGAACATTGGAGAAGACACCGCGGCCGTTGTATGGGGTCTATCTATTGGCAATTGAATGATTGTTGGCCAGTTGCTTCTTGGTCAAGTATTGATTATAACGGACGTTGGAAAGCTCTACATTATTTTGCGAAAAAGTTTTATGCCCCAGTGTTGTTATCTGTTTTAGATGAAGAAAATACCATGAGTTTTTACGTGACAAATGACCGAACAGAAGAGGTTGTTTGTACAATTGAATGGAGCTTGAGAAGAAATGATTCAACAATTATCCAACAAGGCACAGTTGTAGCAACAGTTCCCCCTTTGTTTGCAAAGCCATGTGAGTCAATGACTTTTCATCAGCTTTTTTCAGAGGAGATGAAACAGAAGCATTATTTAGACTATAAATTAATATATGAAGGAAAAGTGCAAGGACACTCGACTATTTTATTTACAAAAGCAAAACATTTTCAATTTTTAAATCCGAAAATGAAGGTGGATATAACGGAAACAGAGCAATCGTTTGTAATTACTCTAAAAACAGAAGCATTTGCAAAATATATCGAGTTAGATTTACATGAAGCAGATTGTATATTTAGTGATAATTACTTTGATTTATCTGCTGGTGAAACGAAAGAAATTGTTGTATTAAAAGAAAAGATGAATCAAGTAATGGATCTTGACCTGTTTAAAAAACAATTTAAAACGCGTTCGATTTATGATATCGCAACAATGGAATAA
- a CDS encoding CapA family protein, whose product MSKVKLVAAGDVLLHSRVYNKCKQKDGTYNFDDKFGHAKELLSSGDVTIVNLESIVAGTEFGLSSYPRFNNPIEIAQTLKDYGTDIVSLANNHVYDHGVEGLLKSLENLNEINLPYVGAYSSIEDNDTYRIIEKNGLKIGFVSYTREFKRLKKIEKDKDYLVNIFDEQNVIPMRNQIQKLADSGLVDLVVVALHFGKEYTLYPTAVQREIAAEISDGGADVILGHHPHVLQPPEIILNSRGKKSFFIPSLGNFYSGQHGVYRQIGATLSIDIEKVEGNPIISFQNPTLHLTFVDTFDKKDFKMYSFMEYIKTNPYIKTNRGTFESLEIFTELVNRMRSKITDLSLK is encoded by the coding sequence ATGTCTAAAGTGAAACTAGTAGCAGCAGGTGATGTTTTACTTCATTCACGGGTCTATAATAAATGTAAACAAAAAGATGGGACCTACAATTTCGATGATAAATTTGGCCATGCGAAAGAACTTCTCAGTTCTGGTGACGTTACAATTGTGAATCTTGAATCCATTGTAGCAGGTACTGAATTCGGGCTTTCCTCTTATCCTAGATTCAATAATCCTATTGAAATAGCACAAACACTGAAAGATTATGGGACGGATATTGTTAGTTTAGCTAATAATCATGTGTACGATCATGGAGTAGAGGGTCTTTTGAAATCATTAGAGAATTTAAATGAAATTAACCTTCCTTATGTAGGTGCCTATTCTTCTATCGAAGACAATGATACATATAGAATTATTGAGAAAAATGGTTTGAAAATTGGATTTGTTTCCTACACAAGAGAATTTAAAAGGTTAAAAAAAATAGAGAAAGACAAAGATTATTTAGTAAATATCTTTGACGAACAAAACGTTATTCCGATGAGAAACCAAATTCAAAAGTTAGCGGACTCAGGCTTGGTAGATCTAGTTGTCGTTGCGCTTCATTTTGGTAAAGAATACACACTTTATCCAACTGCTGTTCAAAGAGAGATTGCAGCAGAAATTTCTGATGGTGGAGCAGATGTGATTTTAGGTCATCATCCTCACGTTCTTCAACCACCAGAAATCATTTTGAATTCTAGAGGAAAAAAATCATTTTTTATTCCATCTTTAGGAAATTTTTACTCAGGACAACACGGTGTTTATCGTCAAATTGGTGCTACTTTAAGTATTGACATAGAAAAGGTTGAGGGAAATCCGATTATTAGTTTTCAAAACCCTACATTACACTTAACATTTGTCGATACATTTGATAAAAAGGACTTTAAAATGTACTCTTTTATGGAATATATCAAAACCAACCCGTACATTAAAACTAACCGTGGTACATTCGAATCATTAGAAATCTTTACTGAACTTGTTAATCGTATGAGATCAAAGATTACTGACCTCAGTTTAAAATAA
- a CDS encoding ATP-grasp domain-containing protein, whose translation MLKNLFKFKENKKQAKHPEILEKPVVLSHLTHSIPEHAKGYMLSGYSIALEGWRRGLQLSLKVIFDTPSKTRIPIITLSDGNNVYKFKYTRANTVSKEAITTCVNKELTKKALLDANVETPIGKLFKNTASDQDFIYYANEIGYPVVIKPSNGTGGKGVIGNIQSDEELVEGLQYIKEELKIKECIILEKFYKGQDHRFYVVDGKVVAAYKRDPLSVVGNGKDSIRQLLHLKELERKKNPALMTRPIKIDKETTTLLDRMGYTLDTVLKENERVFLKSKNNVTAGGDAIDMTEKVSPKMKALAISAVKAIPTLSHAGVDLIIDEETDNGAVIEINSRPHITAHLFPAAGTSRDVPSALIDYFFPETKNYNREGRANLYFDFDTIFENTYLKGNMEEVIVPSIPGDIVLKRYNLTLLEKTDSFTRWLQLTSKKNKVSGHAKLINKTLSIVLAGTESDIATLLSQINKKIKDYKGSPSLIEKKRTTPVKQGFFIDELSSQESVELELPPSYQSDVERLIQAVYDTNNNGSRRITSDEEFEVLRAQLKNVQNELEAYKEKYGEL comes from the coding sequence ATGTTAAAAAATCTATTTAAATTTAAAGAGAACAAAAAACAAGCTAAACATCCTGAAATATTAGAAAAACCTGTTGTTTTAAGTCATTTAACTCATTCTATCCCAGAACATGCTAAAGGATATATGCTAAGTGGATATAGTATTGCTTTAGAAGGATGGCGAAGAGGCTTACAATTATCATTAAAAGTCATATTTGACACTCCATCTAAAACAAGAATTCCGATAATCACTTTAAGTGACGGTAACAATGTGTATAAATTTAAATATACACGCGCTAATACAGTATCTAAAGAAGCAATTACGACCTGTGTAAATAAAGAGCTAACAAAAAAAGCCTTATTAGACGCAAATGTAGAAACACCCATTGGAAAACTCTTTAAAAATACAGCTTCAGATCAAGATTTTATCTATTATGCAAACGAAATCGGCTATCCCGTCGTCATTAAACCTTCAAATGGAACGGGTGGTAAAGGTGTTATTGGAAATATTCAGTCTGATGAAGAGTTAGTTGAAGGTCTCCAGTATATTAAAGAAGAGTTAAAAATTAAAGAGTGCATTATACTTGAGAAATTTTATAAAGGACAAGACCATCGTTTTTATGTCGTTGATGGTAAAGTAGTCGCTGCTTATAAAAGGGATCCTCTTAGTGTTGTAGGAAATGGTAAAGATAGCATTCGCCAGTTATTACACTTAAAAGAATTGGAAAGAAAGAAAAATCCAGCCTTAATGACAAGACCAATAAAAATTGATAAAGAAACGACAACTTTACTAGATCGGATGGGCTATACGCTGGATACTGTACTTAAAGAAAACGAGAGAGTTTTCTTAAAATCAAAAAATAATGTGACAGCTGGTGGTGATGCTATTGATATGACTGAAAAAGTATCACCTAAAATGAAGGCTCTAGCGATATCAGCTGTTAAGGCAATACCTACATTATCGCATGCAGGTGTCGATTTAATTATTGATGAAGAAACTGACAATGGTGCTGTTATTGAGATTAATTCTAGACCTCATATTACAGCTCATTTGTTTCCAGCAGCTGGGACTTCTAGAGATGTCCCAAGTGCTTTAATCGATTACTTTTTTCCAGAGACTAAAAATTACAATCGAGAAGGAAGAGCGAATCTTTATTTTGACTTCGACACCATTTTTGAAAACACTTATTTAAAAGGGAATATGGAAGAAGTTATTGTACCATCTATTCCAGGAGACATCGTTCTAAAACGTTATAACTTAACTCTTCTTGAGAAAACAGATAGTTTTACTAGATGGTTACAACTTACCTCTAAAAAAAATAAGGTAAGTGGACACGCAAAACTAATTAATAAAACATTGAGTATAGTCTTAGCAGGAACAGAAAGTGACATCGCTACATTACTCTCACAAATTAATAAAAAAATAAAGGATTATAAAGGTTCTCCTTCTTTAATTGAAAAGAAAAGAACCACTCCTGTTAAACAAGGCTTTTTTATTGATGAACTATCAAGTCAAGAATCTGTAGAGTTAGAGCTACCACCGTCATATCAATCAGATGTTGAAAGGTTAATTCAAGCTGTATACGACACAAACAACAATGGTTCGCGAAGAATTACATCAGATGAAGAATTTGAAGTGTTAAGAGCACAATTAAAAAATGTTCAAAATGAATTAGAGGCTTATAAAGAAAAATATGGTGAATTATAG
- a CDS encoding substrate-binding domain-containing protein produces the protein MSRKKITMQQIANTAGVSKYVVSKTLNGKSGVSEKTREKILFVAQQLGYFKQTEQQKQDEVGKDYSAFVIVVIPERGYQHESQYWGSIIEGLSEEVSERQCGLVIINQDQKIEGMIQTKGLLGIIGVGRISSEKLVDLQQFNVPIVLIDHEEPLIKADAIFTDNYDGIYKMTSHLLTLGHEKLVFVGDTSFSKSFFDRWLGFRSAIEKANLAENSEDLKVEIPYETSFSNKFEKWVQERIDGDRIFPTAFVCANDDIASKVMKTLHQFSFRVPEDCSVTGFDNLDISLYTNPPLATVHLLRELLGKRAVSKLIWRKNHMPYPAEKIVIQGELMIRASVSAPK, from the coding sequence ATGTCTCGAAAAAAAATTACGATGCAACAAATCGCAAATACAGCAGGGGTTTCAAAATATGTTGTTTCAAAGACGTTAAATGGAAAATCAGGTGTAAGTGAAAAAACGAGGGAAAAGATTTTATTTGTCGCTCAACAATTAGGATACTTTAAACAAACTGAACAACAAAAGCAGGATGAGGTTGGAAAGGACTACTCGGCTTTTGTTATCGTTGTTATTCCTGAGCGTGGATATCAGCATGAATCACAATATTGGGGAAGTATTATTGAAGGGTTATCAGAAGAAGTTTCTGAGAGGCAATGTGGGCTCGTTATTATAAATCAAGATCAGAAAATCGAGGGAATGATTCAAACGAAAGGGTTACTTGGTATAATAGGTGTCGGTAGAATTTCTTCAGAAAAACTAGTGGATTTACAGCAATTTAATGTACCCATTGTCCTTATTGACCATGAAGAACCTTTGATTAAGGCGGATGCCATTTTTACAGATAATTATGATGGGATCTATAAAATGACATCGCATCTTCTGACACTTGGCCATGAAAAATTAGTATTTGTCGGTGATACATCCTTTTCTAAAAGTTTTTTTGACCGTTGGCTAGGGTTTCGTTCTGCAATCGAAAAAGCAAATTTAGCTGAAAACAGTGAAGATTTAAAGGTTGAAATTCCTTATGAAACTTCTTTTTCGAACAAATTTGAAAAGTGGGTGCAAGAAAGAATAGATGGTGATCGAATTTTTCCGACGGCATTTGTTTGTGCAAATGATGATATTGCAAGTAAAGTTATGAAAACGTTGCATCAGTTCTCTTTTCGAGTACCGGAGGATTGCTCGGTGACAGGGTTTGATAATTTGGATATCAGCTTGTATACGAATCCACCACTAGCAACTGTTCATCTTTTAAGGGAGTTATTAGGAAAGCGCGCCGTATCAAAATTGATTTGGCGTAAAAATCACATGCCATACCCTGCTGAGAAAATCGTCATTCAAGGAGAGTTAATGATAAGAGCGTCCGTTAGCGCACCGAAATAG
- a CDS encoding EAL domain-containing protein, which produces MNKSKNKYILVAIFTYIVLYYLLLVFGDVEKWSTVFGRNLFSTIGPFIAAIWLWMASKREKRKQRLFWLFLAIGCFQYFIAELFWMYYESYLQVEVPFPGLPDLFYKLQIIFYLLAFSYLVCFDNKVFLNIRYVFEVLIIMVVAATFSFHVFIRELIQDPDLTGVFLFVSIGYPIGDLLLFFSIVILFLYSQKTKLQIVLVILFVGIAMQVVADTGYMYLQLTGNYETGSLFDPLFTFSLLLVGYASFFREQLVEGVSETKRPTHSFTKVQIIAPLVSIVLLLMVVIVNQNTQVTSLTVGSYIAIMLVIIRQFLILIENKHFLRKFNEQNKELSLSAQRYRSLFEYHPDPVFSLDVKGRFLSANEACAKLTGYSINKLAGQSIVTLVAESELENASYFFHKVLEGKPQYYEVPIKDYFGNVHHVNITLVPIIIDEEVVGVFGIGKNVTDFKRTEEELNFLAYHDVLTGLPNRFSFEQSVNSELEKEYRPSEKLAVLYMDVDRFKIINDTLGHDAGDELLVEMTKRIQRVCQEDYTLARHGGDEFALLIRQFQDEAVIEQLVKTIIDVLSKPYNIRKHEIYATPSIGVVVHYHDDHNTSVTLLKKADIAMYEAKSEGKSQYKIYDKTMEIQPTHKFVIESDLHKALRNKEFLLHYQPQMDTKRNKMYGVEALIRWNHPTLGLLGPAHFIGIAEETGLIIPIGERVMREACEQGKHWHDLGYQLKVSVNLSPLQFQSSQLVRMISTILEETGFNPMYLELEITEAVAMTNVEKTIAKLQAIQEMGIKVSIDDFGTGYSSLSYLGKLPIHTLKIPREFVRELQQDKACKAIVDSVITLATNLQLNLIAEGVEEEEQKQVLEQMGCTCMQGYLFSKPLPSHELVKWFT; this is translated from the coding sequence ATGAACAAGAGTAAAAATAAATATATATTAGTTGCTATCTTTACATATATTGTACTCTATTATTTGCTCCTTGTTTTCGGTGATGTTGAAAAATGGAGTACCGTATTTGGCCGTAACCTTTTTTCAACAATCGGCCCATTTATAGCTGCTATATGGTTATGGATGGCTTCTAAAAGAGAGAAACGAAAACAACGGTTATTTTGGTTATTTTTAGCTATTGGCTGTTTTCAATATTTTATAGCAGAGCTATTTTGGATGTACTATGAAAGCTATTTACAAGTGGAAGTTCCGTTTCCTGGCTTACCAGATTTGTTTTATAAGCTACAGATCATTTTTTATTTACTAGCATTTTCATATCTTGTATGCTTTGATAACAAAGTGTTTCTTAATATCCGGTACGTATTTGAAGTATTAATTATTATGGTTGTGGCGGCAACGTTTAGTTTTCATGTGTTTATTAGGGAATTAATTCAAGACCCTGATTTAACAGGGGTGTTTCTATTTGTGTCAATAGGTTATCCTATCGGAGACCTTCTTTTATTTTTTAGTATTGTTATTCTTTTTCTATATTCTCAAAAAACTAAACTTCAAATAGTTCTTGTTATTCTTTTTGTCGGGATAGCGATGCAAGTTGTAGCTGATACTGGTTATATGTATTTACAGCTAACAGGAAACTATGAAACAGGAAGTTTGTTTGATCCGTTGTTTACATTTTCATTACTATTAGTAGGTTATGCTAGTTTTTTCCGCGAGCAATTGGTTGAAGGCGTTTCAGAAACAAAGAGACCGACACACTCATTTACAAAAGTTCAAATTATTGCTCCCCTTGTAAGTATTGTTTTGTTACTAATGGTCGTTATCGTGAATCAAAATACACAAGTAACATCGTTAACAGTAGGGTCTTATATAGCAATAATGTTAGTGATTATTCGGCAATTTCTCATCTTAATCGAAAATAAACATTTTTTAAGGAAATTTAACGAACAAAACAAAGAGTTATCACTTAGTGCCCAGCGTTATCGGTCGTTATTTGAATATCATCCTGACCCGGTTTTTTCATTAGATGTTAAAGGAAGGTTTTTAAGTGCCAACGAAGCATGCGCAAAACTGACGGGTTATTCGATAAACAAATTGGCCGGACAATCGATAGTAACACTTGTTGCTGAAAGTGAACTCGAAAATGCTTCCTATTTTTTTCATAAAGTACTAGAAGGGAAACCTCAATATTATGAAGTACCGATAAAAGATTATTTTGGGAATGTGCATCATGTAAACATTACACTTGTTCCCATCATTATCGATGAAGAGGTAGTCGGCGTATTTGGAATTGGGAAAAATGTAACAGATTTTAAGCGGACAGAGGAAGAATTAAATTTTCTTGCTTACCATGATGTACTTACTGGACTACCAAACCGCTTTTCGTTTGAACAGAGTGTAAATTCCGAATTGGAAAAAGAATACCGACCTAGTGAGAAACTAGCTGTGTTGTATATGGATGTTGATCGATTTAAAATCATTAATGATACACTTGGTCACGATGCAGGGGATGAACTTCTTGTTGAGATGACAAAGCGAATTCAACGAGTTTGTCAGGAAGACTATACTCTTGCTCGGCATGGTGGAGATGAATTTGCACTCTTAATTCGTCAGTTTCAAGATGAAGCTGTCATTGAACAATTGGTTAAAACGATTATTGATGTGTTAAGTAAGCCGTATAATATCCGAAAGCATGAAATTTATGCAACCCCAAGTATTGGAGTCGTTGTTCACTATCATGACGATCATAATACGTCTGTTACCTTATTGAAAAAAGCTGATATCGCAATGTATGAAGCGAAAAGCGAAGGAAAAAGTCAGTATAAAATTTATGATAAAACAATGGAAATTCAACCGACTCATAAATTTGTCATTGAAAGTGACTTGCACAAAGCATTACGAAATAAAGAATTTCTCTTACACTATCAACCACAAATGGATACGAAGAGAAACAAAATGTATGGGGTAGAAGCGTTAATTCGATGGAACCATCCAACATTAGGTTTACTTGGACCAGCCCATTTTATCGGAATTGCCGAAGAAACAGGATTAATCATTCCGATTGGTGAACGAGTCATGCGAGAAGCTTGTGAACAAGGAAAACATTGGCATGACTTGGGTTACCAGTTGAAAGTTTCGGTGAATTTATCGCCGCTGCAGTTTCAGTCAAGTCAGTTAGTTAGGATGATTTCAACAATACTAGAGGAAACAGGTTTTAATCCGATGTATTTAGAATTAGAAATAACAGAAGCTGTAGCGATGACGAATGTTGAAAAAACAATAGCAAAATTACAGGCGATACAAGAAATGGGGATTAAAGTTTCGATAGATGATTTTGGAACAGGATATTCTTCCTTATCATATTTAGGGAAGCTCCCAATTCATACATTGAAAATTCCACGAGAATTTGTTAGAGAGTTACAACAAGATAAAGCGTGTAAAGCGATTGTCGATTCCGTCATTACATTAGCAACTAATTTACAATTAAACTTAATTGCTGAAGGTGTTGAAGAAGAGGAACAAAAACAGGTGCTTGAACAAATGGGATGTACTTGTATGCAAGGATACTTGTTTAGTAAGCCATTGCCAAGTCATGAATTGGTGAAATGGTTTACGTAA
- the pruA gene encoding L-glutamate gamma-semialdehyde dehydrogenase, translating to MLPVYKHEPFTDFTVEENKLAFIEALQLVEKQLGKEYPLIVGGERITTQEKITSINPSNKNEVIGMVSKANKEIAENAIQTAENAFQSWRKVTAEERANILVRAAAIIRRRKHEFSAWLVKEAGKPWKEADADTAEAIDFLEYYARQMIELQAGKQVNSRIGEHNRYYYTPTGVCVTISPWNFALAIMAGTTVAPIVTGNTVLLKPASTTPVVCAKFVEVLEEAGLPAGVVNYIPGSGAEVGDFLVDHPKTSLITFTGSRDVGVRLYEKAAVVHPGQQHLKRVIVEMGGKDTVVVDNEADLDLAAQSIVTSAFGFSGQKCSAGSRAVVHEDVYEEVLEKVIALTKELSVGEPTTGDMYMGPVVDEAAFTKIMNYIDIGKEEARLVAGGTGDSSKGYFIQPTVFADAAPSSRIMQEEIFGPVVAFSKATSFDHALEIANNTEYGLTGAVITKNRDHIEQAKEDFHVGNLYFNRNCTGAIVGYHPFGGFKMSGTDSKAGGPDYLILHMQAKTISEMY from the coding sequence ATGTTACCAGTTTATAAACATGAACCATTCACAGATTTTACAGTAGAGGAAAATAAACTTGCTTTCATAGAAGCCCTTCAATTAGTAGAAAAACAATTAGGGAAAGAATATCCTCTTATTGTTGGTGGGGAGCGAATCACGACACAAGAGAAAATTACTTCCATTAATCCTTCAAATAAAAATGAAGTGATTGGCATGGTCTCTAAAGCAAATAAGGAAATTGCAGAAAACGCGATTCAAACGGCAGAAAACGCGTTTCAATCGTGGAGAAAAGTTACGGCAGAAGAAAGAGCCAATATTCTTGTTCGAGCAGCTGCCATTATTCGCCGTCGCAAACATGAGTTTTCAGCATGGTTAGTAAAAGAAGCCGGAAAGCCGTGGAAAGAAGCAGATGCTGATACAGCAGAAGCCATTGATTTTCTCGAATATTATGCAAGACAAATGATTGAGCTACAAGCGGGTAAACAAGTAAATAGCCGTATTGGTGAGCATAATCGCTATTATTACACCCCTACTGGAGTTTGTGTAACCATTTCACCGTGGAATTTTGCTTTAGCTATTATGGCGGGTACAACTGTAGCTCCGATCGTAACAGGAAATACCGTATTGTTAAAACCAGCGAGTACGACTCCTGTTGTTTGTGCGAAGTTTGTGGAAGTCCTTGAAGAAGCTGGGTTACCTGCAGGTGTGGTGAACTATATCCCAGGTAGTGGTGCAGAAGTGGGCGATTTCCTCGTTGATCATCCGAAAACGAGTTTAATTACGTTTACTGGTTCGCGTGATGTAGGAGTGAGATTGTATGAAAAAGCAGCAGTTGTTCATCCAGGCCAACAACATTTAAAGCGTGTTATCGTTGAAATGGGAGGAAAGGATACTGTTGTCGTTGATAACGAAGCAGATCTTGATTTAGCAGCACAGTCCATTGTCACGTCTGCATTTGGCTTTTCCGGGCAAAAGTGTTCAGCGGGATCGCGGGCAGTTGTTCACGAAGATGTGTATGAGGAAGTGTTAGAAAAAGTCATTGCTTTAACGAAGGAGTTATCGGTAGGGGAACCGACTACAGGTGACATGTATATGGGTCCTGTTGTTGATGAAGCGGCATTTACGAAAATTATGAACTATATTGATATCGGAAAAGAAGAAGCACGTCTTGTGGCAGGTGGAACTGGCGATAGTAGCAAAGGTTACTTTATTCAACCGACTGTATTTGCTGATGCAGCTCCATCTTCAAGAATTATGCAAGAAGAAATTTTTGGACCAGTTGTTGCGTTTTCTAAGGCAACAAGCTTTGACCATGCATTAGAAATTGCAAATAATACCGAATATGGTTTAACAGGAGCGGTAATTACAAAAAATCGAGACCATATTGAACAGGCGAAAGAAGATTTTCACGTCGGTAATTTATACTTTAACCGCAATTGTACGGGAGCTATTGTTGGGTATCACCCGTTTGGTGGCTTTAAAATGTCCGGTACTGACTCAAAAGCAGGTGGACCAGATTACTTAATTCTTCATATGCAAGCAAAAACCATATCTGAAATGTATTAA